The following proteins are encoded in a genomic region of Vibrio tasmaniensis:
- the rsxD gene encoding electron transport complex subunit RsxD, producing MAFFIASSPHAHNRRSTPDLMKWVAICALPGLLAQTYFFGWGTLIQLVFAIALAVTFEAAVMLLRKRPPVMALRDYSAVVTAWLLSVAIPPHSPWWILVIGMFFAIVVAKHLYGGLGQNPFNPAMVAYVVLLISFPVQMTSWNAPTSLTAEATSFVDSFLMIFTSFNSEGLSLQQARLGIDGTTMATPLDAFKTALTAGNTASEALSQPQFSWLAGVGWEWVNLAYLVGGLVLIKQRVIQWHIPVAFLASLTLFSLVFLMFTPGETASPTIHLLSGATMLGAFFIATDPVSASTTVKGRLVFGALIGGLVFIIRSWGGFPDGVAFAVLLANMCVPLIDYYTKPRTYGH from the coding sequence GTGGCCTTCTTTATCGCCAGCTCACCGCACGCGCACAATCGTAGAAGTACCCCAGATCTCATGAAATGGGTCGCTATTTGTGCATTGCCAGGTCTACTAGCTCAAACCTACTTCTTTGGATGGGGTACACTCATCCAGTTAGTATTTGCTATTGCACTTGCTGTTACCTTTGAAGCCGCTGTAATGCTGTTAAGAAAGCGTCCGCCAGTGATGGCATTGCGTGATTACAGCGCCGTTGTTACTGCTTGGCTGTTAAGTGTCGCGATTCCTCCACATTCTCCATGGTGGATTCTCGTCATAGGTATGTTCTTCGCAATTGTCGTTGCGAAACATCTATACGGCGGCCTTGGGCAAAACCCATTTAACCCTGCGATGGTGGCTTACGTTGTTTTGCTGATCTCATTCCCAGTTCAGATGACCAGCTGGAATGCGCCTACTAGTTTAACGGCTGAAGCAACGAGCTTTGTTGACTCCTTCTTGATGATCTTTACAAGCTTCAATAGTGAAGGGTTGTCTCTACAGCAAGCTCGCTTAGGTATTGATGGCACTACGATGGCAACGCCACTTGATGCATTCAAAACCGCATTAACGGCGGGAAATACAGCTTCAGAAGCACTGTCTCAACCTCAATTTAGCTGGTTAGCTGGTGTAGGCTGGGAATGGGTAAACCTTGCTTACCTTGTTGGTGGCCTAGTGTTAATCAAACAACGCGTGATTCAATGGCATATCCCAGTAGCATTTCTGGCCAGTTTGACCCTATTTAGCCTAGTGTTCTTGATGTTCACTCCCGGTGAAACCGCTTCACCAACCATTCATCTATTGTCTGGTGCGACTATGCTCGGCGCATTTTTCATTGCGACCGACCCCGTTTCAGCATCAACGACAGTAAAAGGTCGCTTAGTGTTTGGAGCTCTGATCGGCGGTTTGGTATTTATCATCCGCAGTTGGGGTGGTTTCCCTGATGGCGTGGCGTTTGCTGTATTGTTAGCCAACATGTGTGTTCCACTGATTGACTACTACACCAAACCTCGTACATACGGCCACTAA
- the rsxC gene encoding electron transport complex subunit RsxC — protein sequence MISLIEQIRTGSIWNFPGGVHPAENKKQSNATDIVHARLPEEIVLPVKQHIGKPGNLLVAAGDTVLKGQQLTALDTGFTLPVHAPTSGVITAIEPRTTAHPSGLSELSVVIKPDGLDTWIEKHPVADFSKKTSDELLDVIRQAGISGMGGAGFPTAKKLQSGLGRTDILIVNAAECEPYITSDDKLLQEHAEEVLKGIEVVEHILQPKLTVIGIEDNKPDAIKALEIAAKDKDIVIRVIPTKYPSGGEKQLIKILTNKEVPAGGIPADIGVLVQNVGSLYSIKRAVIDGEPVVNRVVTLTGKTFKQPRNVWALLGTPVHELLDEFGYKADKKLPRLILGGPMMGFTLPHANVPITKTSNCILAPTRREIAPSTYEMECIRCSACAEACPASLLPQQLQWHAKANELDKCEELNIKDCIECGACAFVCPSEIPLVQYYRQAKAEIKTRKDEAIAAERAKIRFEEKNARMERDKAERENRFKKAADNRRKDMKSADGDDAIAAAIARVKAQKAAADQTPNAEPAVKPAVAAAIAKAKAKQAAAQKADGAEPDNSEMSKLREERKRQARERKAQQAATDIPAESSGDAKKDAVAAAIARAKAKKAQQTESASEAPTEKSGDAKKDAVAAAIARAKAKKAQQTESASEAPVEKSGDAKKDAVAAAIARAKAKKAQQTESASEDPASSSGDAKKDAVAAAIARAKAKKAQQTESASEDPASSSGNTKKDAVAAAIARAKAKKAQQTESASEDPASSSGNTKKDAVAAAIARAKAKKAQQAESASKAPAASSGDAKKDAVAAAIARAKAKKAQQAKQAETVEIPEPVIEVEAETQQESVAPKKAAVAAAITRAKAKKAQQAKQAETTETPEPVIEVEAENQQESVDPKKAAVAAAIARAKAKKAQQAKQAETTETPEPAIEAETQKESVDPKKAAVAAAIALAKAKKAQQAKQEESVETPESVVEPLVENDIAAESEAQSEPVDPKKAAVAAAIVRAKARKAQQEQDKKNNEEKE from the coding sequence ATGATCTCTTTAATTGAACAAATTCGCACGGGCTCTATTTGGAACTTCCCGGGCGGCGTACACCCTGCTGAAAACAAGAAACAGTCGAATGCTACTGATATCGTTCATGCAAGGCTTCCAGAAGAAATCGTTCTTCCTGTAAAACAGCACATCGGTAAACCGGGTAACTTATTGGTTGCTGCTGGCGACACTGTGTTAAAAGGTCAGCAGCTTACTGCCCTAGACACAGGTTTTACTTTGCCAGTACACGCCCCAACATCGGGTGTGATTACCGCTATCGAACCAAGAACCACCGCCCACCCATCAGGTTTGAGCGAACTAAGCGTGGTTATTAAGCCCGATGGCTTAGACACTTGGATTGAAAAACACCCTGTTGCAGACTTTTCTAAAAAAACCTCTGACGAACTGCTGGATGTGATTCGCCAAGCCGGTATTTCAGGCATGGGTGGCGCAGGCTTCCCTACGGCTAAGAAGCTTCAATCAGGTTTAGGTCGTACCGACATTTTGATCGTCAACGCTGCGGAATGTGAACCTTACATCACCTCTGATGACAAGTTACTTCAAGAGCATGCCGAAGAAGTATTAAAAGGCATCGAAGTGGTTGAACACATTCTTCAACCAAAGTTGACGGTTATCGGTATTGAAGACAACAAACCCGACGCGATAAAAGCTCTTGAGATAGCAGCAAAAGACAAAGATATCGTCATTCGTGTTATCCCAACCAAATACCCTTCTGGTGGTGAAAAACAGCTCATCAAGATCCTCACCAATAAAGAGGTCCCGGCTGGCGGTATTCCTGCAGATATTGGTGTTTTGGTTCAAAACGTCGGCTCTCTCTACTCGATTAAGAGAGCAGTAATCGACGGTGAACCTGTGGTTAACCGCGTCGTGACTTTAACCGGTAAAACTTTTAAGCAGCCTCGTAATGTATGGGCGCTACTCGGCACACCTGTACATGAGTTGCTTGACGAATTTGGCTACAAAGCAGATAAAAAACTGCCGCGTTTGATTTTGGGCGGCCCGATGATGGGCTTTACCTTGCCGCATGCCAATGTGCCAATCACTAAAACGTCGAACTGTATTTTAGCGCCAACGCGTCGTGAGATTGCACCAAGCACTTACGAAATGGAATGTATTCGTTGCAGCGCGTGTGCCGAAGCTTGCCCTGCGTCATTGCTCCCTCAACAACTGCAATGGCATGCGAAAGCCAACGAGTTGGATAAGTGTGAAGAGCTGAATATTAAAGACTGTATTGAATGTGGAGCTTGTGCGTTTGTCTGCCCAAGTGAAATTCCTCTTGTTCAGTACTATCGCCAAGCGAAAGCCGAAATCAAAACAAGAAAAGACGAAGCGATAGCTGCAGAGCGCGCCAAGATTCGTTTCGAAGAGAAAAACGCTCGTATGGAGCGCGACAAAGCAGAACGTGAAAACCGCTTCAAGAAAGCTGCTGACAACCGTCGTAAAGATATGAAGTCTGCGGATGGTGATGATGCAATAGCAGCTGCTATTGCTCGCGTTAAAGCGCAAAAAGCAGCGGCAGACCAAACACCTAATGCGGAACCGGCAGTGAAACCTGCGGTAGCTGCTGCGATTGCCAAAGCAAAAGCAAAACAAGCTGCAGCTCAAAAAGCGGATGGCGCTGAACCAGACAATTCAGAAATGTCTAAACTGCGTGAAGAACGTAAGCGTCAAGCTCGAGAGCGCAAGGCGCAACAAGCAGCAACTGATATTCCTGCAGAAAGCTCTGGTGATGCTAAGAAAGACGCAGTCGCTGCGGCCATTGCTCGCGCTAAAGCCAAGAAAGCACAGCAAACAGAATCAGCTTCTGAAGCTCCGACTGAAAAATCTGGTGATGCTAAGAAAGACGCGGTCGCTGCGGCCATTGCTCGCGCTAAAGCCAAGAAAGCACAGCAAACAGAATCAGCTTCTGAAGCTCCGGTTGAAAAATCAGGTGACGCTAAGAAAGATGCTGTCGCTGCAGCTATAGCTCGCGCTAAAGCCAAGAAAGCACAGCAAACAGAATCTGCTTCTGAAGATCCAGCTTCAAGCTCAGGTGACGCTAAGAAAGACGCAGTCGCTGCGGCTATCGCTCGTGCTAAAGCCAAGAAAGCACAGCAAACAGAATCTGCTTCTGAAGATCCAGCTTCAAGCTCAGGCAATACTAAGAAAGACGCTGTCGCTGCGGCTATTGCTCGTGCTAAAGCCAAGAAAGCACAGCAAACAGAATCTGCTTCTGAAGATCCAGCTTCAAGCTCAGGCAATACTAAGAAAGACGCTGTCGCTGCGGCTATTGCTCGTGCTAAAGCCAAGAAAGCACAACAAGCGGAGTCAGCTTCTAAAGCTCCAGCTGCAAGCTCAGGTGATGCTAAGAAAGACGCCGTCGCTGCAGCTATTGCTCGCGCTAAGGCGAAGAAAGCACAGCAAGCGAAACAGGCTGAGACAGTAGAAATTCCAGAGCCAGTGATTGAAGTTGAAGCTGAAACTCAACAAGAGTCCGTCGCTCCTAAGAAAGCTGCAGTTGCTGCCGCTATTACTCGCGCTAAAGCCAAAAAAGCACAGCAAGCTAAACAGGCTGAGACAACAGAAACGCCTGAGCCAGTGATTGAAGTTGAAGCTGAAAATCAACAAGAGTCAGTCGATCCTAAGAAAGCTGCAGTTGCTGCCGCTATTGCTCGTGCTAAAGCCAAGAAAGCACAGCAAGCTAAACAGGCTGAGACAACAGAAACGCCTGAACCAGCGATTGAAGCTGAAACTCAAAAAGAGTCAGTCGATCCTAAAAAAGCAGCCGTTGCTGCGGCAATCGCTCTCGCTAAAGCCAAAAAGGCACAACAAGCGAAGCAGGAAGAGTCAGTAGAAACGCCTGAATCTGTGGTTGAACCTTTAGTTGAAAACGATATTGCGGCTGAATCTGAGGCTCAATCAGAACCCGTCGATCCTAAGAAAGCAGCGGTTGCTGCCGCAATTGTTCGTGCTAAAGCAAGAAAGGCGCAGCAAGAGCAAGACAAAAAGAATAATGAGGAGAAAGAGTAG